GGGGCGAACCTGGATGTCCGCCCCGCCTGGGATTTCCGGATTGAGCGCCGCCGCGCCGCCACCTGCGACCGGCGGGCACCCGGATCGGCCTGCTTCCTCACGCACCGTCGGAGTCGGCGTACCGGCGGCGCAGCTCACGTTTGAGCACCTTGCCGCTGGGGCCGAGCGGCAAGGCGTCCACCAGCTCCACCAGTCTGGGGTACTTGTGTCTGCCGATCCGTTCGGAGGCCCATCCGATGATCTCCGCCGCGCTCGGGGGGTCGGCGGGATCTGCGGGCACCACCACGGCGCACACCTCCTCACCGTGCAGCGGGTGCGGCAAACCGATCACCGCCACCTGGGCGATGCCGGGATGCCGCATCAGTTCGCCCTCCACCTCGCTGGGATAGACGTTGAAGCCACCCCGGATCACGACGTCCTTGGTGCGGTCGACGACGGTGATGAAACCGTCGACGTCCTTGGTGCCCAGGTCGCCGCTGCGGAACCAACCGTCCACGATGGCCTCGGCTGTGGCCTCGGGCAGGTTGTGGTAGCCGAGGAAGACGTTGTGGCCCCGGATGACGATCTCGCCGAGTTCCCCGGTGGCGCACAGCTCGATGCGATCCGGCAAATCCTGGCGGGCGATCTCCACCTCCACGCCCCAGACCGGGTGCCCGACCGTGCCGGGTCGGGTGCCCATGCTCGGTTGGTTGGTGGTCGCGGTGGGCGAGGTCTCCGACAGCCCGTAGCCCTCGTAGACGGTGGTCTGGAAGAGCTCCTCGAACCGCTCCAGCACGGCCATCGGCAGCGAGGCGCCGCCGGAGACGCACAGCCGTAGGGGCGGCAGTGACCGTTGCGGGTCGGCCGCGACGCTTCCGACCAATGCCACGTACATCGTCGGCACGCCGTGGAAGACGGTGACCCCGTGCCGCACCATCAGCTCCAGTGCGGCGGCGGGTTCGAATCGCCGCATCAGCACCAGGGTGGCACCGAGCCGGAAGGCGGTGTTCATCGCGACGGTCTGCCCGAAGGCGTGGAACAGCGGGAGGCAGCCCATCACGACGTCGGTGCTGCGGGTGTCGTTGGCGTCGTAGCCGTTCACTGTCGCATTCATGATCAGGTTGAGTTGGCTGAGCACCGCGCCCTTGGGGGTGCCCGTGGTCCCACTGGTGTAGAGGATCACGGCCGGATCCTGGGCAAGTCGGGTGACGTACCCGGTCAACGGCGCCACCTGTGCGGCGACGTCCTCGAGTCTGGTCGGCGCCGACCCCTCGGCGGCGCCCACTGTCAAAACCGGCAACCCCGAGCCCTCGGTGCCGCGCACCGCGCCCTCGGCCAGCAGGTGATCGCTGATCAGCAGCCGCGCGCCGCTGTCCTGCAGGACGTGGGCGATCTCCTTGGCCGCGAGCAGCAGGTGCACCGGAACGACCACGGCCCCGACGCTGAGGATGGCGAAGTAGGCGCGGGCGAAATCGGCCGAGTTGGTGGCCATCAACGCCACCCGATCGCCCGGCCGCACCCCCGATTCGCGCAGGCCCGCCGCCAGCGCGAGGGTCTGGGTCCAGAGTTCGGCGTAGGTGTGCCTGCCGGTGTCGTCGATCACGGCCACTCGTTCGGGATGGGCACGGGCTGCCTCGGCCAGGATGCAGGCCAGCGATAAGGACATGGACCCTCCAGTCGGCGTCGAAAGCGAACGGGGTGCGAACGGGGTGCGTGCCGTGATCAGCCGAGCTGGTCGCCGACCCGGGTGTGGCCGCGCAGCAGGTCGCGGGCGATGATCAACCGCAGCATCTCGTCGGTGCCCTCGAAGATGCGGAACAGTCGGACCTGCCGGTACCAGCGTTCGATGGGCAGCTCGCGGGTGTACCCGATGCCGCCGTGGAT
This Actinoalloteichus hymeniacidonis DNA region includes the following protein-coding sequences:
- a CDS encoding long-chain-fatty-acid--CoA ligase, producing MSLSLACILAEAARAHPERVAVIDDTGRHTYAELWTQTLALAAGLRESGVRPGDRVALMATNSADFARAYFAILSVGAVVVPVHLLLAAKEIAHVLQDSGARLLISDHLLAEGAVRGTEGSGLPVLTVGAAEGSAPTRLEDVAAQVAPLTGYVTRLAQDPAVILYTSGTTGTPKGAVLSQLNLIMNATVNGYDANDTRSTDVVMGCLPLFHAFGQTVAMNTAFRLGATLVLMRRFEPAAALELMVRHGVTVFHGVPTMYVALVGSVAADPQRSLPPLRLCVSGGASLPMAVLERFEELFQTTVYEGYGLSETSPTATTNQPSMGTRPGTVGHPVWGVEVEIARQDLPDRIELCATGELGEIVIRGHNVFLGYHNLPEATAEAIVDGWFRSGDLGTKDVDGFITVVDRTKDVVIRGGFNVYPSEVEGELMRHPGIAQVAVIGLPHPLHGEEVCAVVVPADPADPPSAAEIIGWASERIGRHKYPRLVELVDALPLGPSGKVLKRELRRRYADSDGA